GTCAGGTGCACCTCGACGCCGTCCCGGTGCACCTTCTTCGCCAGCAGGTCGAGCGTGAACGACCCGGTCTCGACCACCGCCTCGCCCTCGGACGCCGGCACCGCCGACCGTCGCAACGCGGCCCGCAGCCGGGCCAGCAGCTCGTCCATCCCGAACGGTTTCGTCACGTAGTCGTCCGCACCGAGGTCCAGCGCCTTCACCTTGTCCGGCGACTCGCCGCGCGCGGACAGCACGATGATCGGCACCGTGGTCCAGCCGCGCAGGCCGCTGATCACGTCGGTGCCGTCGATGTCCGGCAACCCCAGGTCCAGCACCACCACGTCCGGCTTCGTCTCGGCCACCGCCCGCAGCGCTGCCGCGCCGTCGTGCGCCGTCACCACCTGGTACCCGCGCGCGGTCAGGTTGATCCGCAGCGCGCGCACGATCTGCGGCTCGTCGTCGACGACCAGGACCGTGCCGGTCTGCTCGGTCACGGAGCCACCTCCTTCAGCGTCACCGGCACCACGTCCGGAGCCTGGCACGCCTTGAGCGCCACGACCACCGTCAGTCCACCACCGGGGGTGTCCTCGGCGCGGACGGCGCCGCCCATCGCCTCGGTGAATCCTTTCGCGACGGACAACCCGAGCCCGACCCCCGGCGTGGCGTCCCGGTCGCCGAGCCGCTGGAACGGGGCGAACGCCGCGTCCGCCGCGCCCTTGCCCAGGCCCCGCCCGTGGTCGACGATCCGCAGCTCGACCCACTCCCCGTAGGCCGAGCCGCGCACCGCCACCGGCCCCGCACCGTGCCGCAACGCGTTGTCCAGCACGTTCGCGATCACCCGTTCCAGCAGACCGGGATCGGCCAGTACCGCGGGCAGTCGCTCGTCCACCTCGACGGCCACCGCCTCCGAACCGTCCACATTCGACAGCGCGTGCGCCACCACCTCGTCGTACCCCACGGGTCGCAGGTGGGTGCGCACCGCACCCGCCGCCAGCCGGGACGAGTCGAGCAGGTTGTTCACCAGCCGCGCCAGCCGGTCGGTGGACTCCTCCGCGGCCTCCAGCAGCTCCTCGGTGTCCTCCGGCGACAGGTCGATGTCACGCGCCCGCAGGCTCCCGATCGCCGCCTTGATCGACGTCAGCGGGGTGCGCAGGTCGTGCCCGAGCGCGGACAGCAACGCAGTGCGCAGTTGCGTCGCCTCGGCCTGCCGCTCCGCCTCGGCCTGCGCCGCGGCCATCCGCTGCTGCCGCAACGCGAGCAGCGCCTGCCCGGCCGCCGCCTCCAGCGCCCGCCGGTCCGCCGCCGGCAACGCACGGCCCCGCAGCGTCAGGTGCACGTCCGCGGTCACCGGGATGTCCACATCGGCCTCGTCCGGCTTGCCGCACGGGTTGACCCCGGCGTGCTCGACCACCTGCCACCGGCCGTCCCGCTTCTCCAGCAGCACCACGCACTCCATGCCGAAGTTCTCACGCACCTTGTCCAGCAGCCGCGGGAGCGGCTCGGCGTGGGTCAGCACCGTGCGCGCGTACGACGCCAGCAGCGACGCCTCGGTCCGCGCCTGCGCCGCCTGGGTGGCCCGCCGTGCGGCCCGGTCCACGACCAGCGCGACCAGCACCCCGACCAGCACCATCGCAACCAGCGTGATCACGTTGCTCTGCGCGTGCACCGTCAGGGTGTAGAGCGGCTCGGTGAAGAAGAAGTTGAGCAACCCGGCCGACAGCAGCGCCGCGACCAGAGCCGGTCCCAGCCCGCCGACCAGCGCGACCACGACCGCGGCGAGGAAGTAGTCGACCACGTCGGTGGAGAAGTCCAGGTCGCGGCGCAGCGCCATCCCGGTCACGGTGGCCAGGGCCGGTGCGAGGAACGCGAGCACCCAGCCGATCAGCAGCCGCGACGGCGCCAGCGGACTGCGCCGCCCGAGCCACGACCGGAGCCGCCCGCCGGCCTCGGCGTGGGTGACCATGTGCACGTCGATCTGCCCGGACCGCTGCACCACGCTGGCGCCGATGCCCTCGTCGAACAGCCGCGCTACCCGCGAGCGCCGGGACGTGCCCAGTACGAGCTGGGTCGCGTTGACGCCGCGGGCGAAGTCCAGCAGGGCGCTCGGGACGTCGTCGCCGACGACGGTGTGGAACGTGCCGCCCAGCTGCTCGGCGAGCTTGCGGTACCGGCCGGTCTCGACGTGCCCGAGCGGGGACAGCCCGTCGCCACGCAGGACGTGCAGCACCAGCAGGTCCGCCCCGGCGCGGGTGGCGATGCGGCTGCCGCGCCGGACGAGCGTCTCGCTCTCCGGACCGCCGGTGATGGCGACGACCACCCGCTCACGGGTCTCCCAGGTGTCGGTGATCCGCTGCTCGGCCCGGTACCGCTGGAGCGCCACGTCGACCTGGTCGGCCACCCACAGCAACGCCAGCTCGCGCAGGGCGGTGAGGTTGCCGGTGCGGAAGTAGTTGCCGAGCGCGGCGTCGATCCGCTCGGCCGGGTAGACGTTGCCGTGCGCGAGCCGCCGCAGCAGCGCCTCCGGCGTGATGTCGATCAGCTCGACCTGCTCGGCCCGGCGCACCACCTCGTCGGGCACGGTCTCCTGCTGCGCGACGCCGGTGATGCGCTCGACCACGTCGCCGAGGCTCTCCAGGTGCTGCACGTTCACCGTGGACAGCACATCGATGCCGGCCGCGAGCAGCTCCTCGATGTCCTGCCAGCGCTTCTCGTTGCGTGAGCCGGGCACGTTGGTGTGCGCGAGCTCGTCCACGACGGCCACCTCGGGGGCGCGGGCGAGCACCGCGTCCACGTCGAGCTCGCCGAACTCGCGGCCGCGGTGGCGGATCCGCCGCCGCGGCACCGTCTCGATCCCGTCGAGCAGCGCCGCGGTCTTGACCCGCCCGTGCGTCTCGACCAGGCCGACGACCACGTCCGTGCCGCGCTCCCGGCGGCGCCGCGCCTCGCCCAGCATGGCGTAGGTCTTGCCCACCCCGGGCGCCGCGCCGAGGTAGATGCGCAGCTCCCCCCGGCGCGGCGGGTCCTTCTCGACGTCCACGCGTTCAGTGTGCTCCTGCCCGCTGGACCGCGAGGTTGAGTGCGAGCACGTTCACCCCGGGAATGCCGATGCCGTGACCAGTGGTGTTGTCCTCGACCAGCCGCCGGACCCGCTCCTCGCTCAGGCCGGTGTTGCGCGCGACGCGCGGCACCTGCAGCTGCGCGTAGGCCGTGCTGATCGACGGGTCCAGGCCGGAGCCCGAGGCGGTGACCGCGTCGGCCGGTACCGCATCCGGCGCGACACCCTCGCGCTGCGCGACAGCCGCCCTGCGCTGCTCGATCGCGGCGACCAGCGCGGGGTCGAAGCCACCCTTGTTCGACCCACCGGAGACCGCCGGGTCACCGGCCGCAGACGGCCGGGTGTGGAAGTACGGGTCGTGCACCGGGTCGGCCGGCACGGGGTCGATCCCGATCAGCGCGGATCCCGCGACCCGGCCGTCCACCGTCACCAGCGACCCTTCGGCCTGGTCGTGCAGGCCGGGCAGGCGGGACACCGCCCACACGCCGAGGGGGTAGACCACCCCCAGCAGCACCGTGAACACCAGCAGGACGCGCAGGCCGGCACCGGCCTGGTTGAGCAGTGATTTCACCATGTCGGCTACCCGATTCCAGGGATGAGGCGGACCAGGAGGTCCACGAGCCAGATGCCGAGGAACGGCGTCACGATCCCGCCGGCCCCGTAGATCAGCAGATTGCGCCGCAGCAGCGCGGACGCGCTCGACGGCCGGTACCGCACACCCCGCAGCGCGAGCGGGATCAACGCGACGATGACCAGCGCGTTGAAGATCACCGCGGACAGGATCGCCGAGCGCGGCGTCGCCAGGTGCAGGATGTTCAGCGCGGCCAGCTGCGGGAAGATCGCCACGAACATGGCAGGCAGGATCGCGAAGTACTTCGCGAGGTCGTTGGCGATGCTGAACGTGGTGAGCGCGCCGCGGGTGATCAGCAGCTGCTTGCCGATCTCCACGATCTCGATCAGCTTCGTCGGGTCGGAGTCCAGGTCGACCATGTTGCCGGCCTCCTTCGCGGCCGACGTGCCGGTGTTCATCGCGACCCCGACGTCGGAAGCCGCCAGCGCGGGGGCGTCGTTCGTGCCGTCCCCGGTCATCGCCACCAGGCGGCCGCCCTCCTGCTCCCGGTGGATCAGCGCCATCTTGTCCTCGGGCCTGGCCTCGGCGAGGTAGTCGTCGACACCGGCGTCGGCCGCGATGGCCTTCGCCGTCAGCGGGTTGTCCCCGGTGATCATCACCGTCCGGATGCCCATCCGGCGCAGCTTGTCGAAGCGCTCCCGCATGCCGGGCTTGACCACGTCGGACAGCCGGATCACGCCCCGCACCACCGCCCGGCTGCCGGTCAGCTCGGCGACCACCAGCGGGGTGCCGCCCTGCTCGCCGATCTCGCCGGCGACGCGCTCGGTCTCGGCCGGGAACTCGCCGCCGTGCTCGGTGACCCAGGCGCGCACGGCGCTGACCGCGCCCTTGCGGACCTGGCGGCCGGGCAGGTCGGCACCGCTCATCCGCGTCTGCGCGGTGAACGGGACGAACTCGCCGCCGTCGGGGACCGGCGTCCCCTCGGTCAGTTCGACGACGCTGCGGCCCTCCGGTGTGCCGTCGGCCATGCTGGACAGCCGGGCAGCCTCGGCCAGCTGCTCCGGGGTCGTCGAGCCGACCGGGATCAGCTCGGTCGCCCGCCGGTTGCCGAAGGTGATGGTGCCGGTCTTGTCCAGCAGCAGCGTCGACACGTCCCCGGCGGCCTCCACCGCACGCCCCGACGTGGCGAGCACGTTGCGCTGCACCAGCCGGTCCATGCCGGCGATGCCGATCGCCGACAGCAGCGCCCCGATCGTGGTCGGGATCAGGCACACCAGCAGCGCGGTCAGCACGATCACCGGCTGCTCGCGGCCGGAGTAGGCGGCCATCGGCTGCACCGCGACGACCGCGAGCAGGAAGATGATCGTCAGCGTGGACAGCAGGATCGTCAGGGCGATCTCGTTCGGCGTCTTCTGCCGCGAGGCGCCCTCGACCAGGGCGATCATCCGGTCCACGAAGGACTCCCCCGGCTTGCTGGTGATCCGCACGACGATCCGGTCGCTCAGCACGGTGGTACCGCCGGTGACGGCCGACCGGTCGCCACCGGACTCGCGGATCACCGGCGCGGACTCACCGGTGATGGCGGACTCGTCGACCGTGGCGATGCCCTCCACCACGTCGCCGTCACCCGGCACGATCTCCCCGGCCTCGACGACCACCAGATCACCGGGCCGCAGCCCGGCGCCGGGCACGCGTTCCTCGCCGGCCGGGGTGATGCGCCGCGCGATCGTCTCCTTCTTGGTGCGGCGCAACGACTCCGCCTGCGCCTTGCCCCGGCCCTCGGCGACCGCCTCCGCCAGGTTGGCGAACACGACCGTGAACCACAGCCAGACCGCGATCAGGATGGTGAACACGTTCGGCTCGGCCACCGCGAACACCGTGGTCAGCAGCGATCCGGCCCACACTACGAACATGACCGGGTTGCGGACCTGATGCCGCGGGCCGAGCTTGCGCAGCGCCTCGGGCAGCGCGGTCAGCAGCTGCCGCCCGCTGAACACCCCCGCCCCCACGCGTTCCGGTTCCGCCGGTGTGGCGACGGGTTTCTCTTCGGTGAGGGTCATGCCAGGGCCTCCGCGACGGGACCGAGCGCGAGCGCGGGGACGAACGTCAGCGCCGCGACGAGAACGATGGTGCCGGTGAGCACCGAGCCGAACAGCGGCCCGGTCGTGGGCAGGGTGCCCGCGGTCCGCGGCACCTTCTGCTGGGCCGCGAGCGACCCGGCCAGGCACAGCACCGCGATGATCGGCACGAACCGGCCGACCAGCATCGCCACCGACAGCGACGACTGGAACCACCCGCTGGTGGCGGTGAGCCCGCCGAACGCGCTGCCGTTGTTGTTACCGGCCGAGGTGTAGGCGTAGAGCACTTCGGACAGTCCATGCGGACCGCTGTTGCCCATCGCCGGCACCGTGCCCGGCACGAGCAGGGCGGCGCCGGTCCCGAGCAGGACGACCGCCGGCATCGCCAGCATCGCGATCGCCGAGGCGGTGACCTCGCGCTTGCCGAGCTTCTTGCCCAGGTACTCCGGGGTGCGCCCGACCATCAGGCCGGCCAGGAACATCGCGATGATCGCCATCACCAGGATGCTGTACAGGCCGGTGCCGACCCCGCCGGGCGAGAGCTCGCCGAACAGCATGTGCAGCAGCGGCATCCCGCCGCCCAGACCGCTGAAACTGTCGTGCATGGCGTTGACCGCGCCGGTCGAGGTGCCGGTCGTGCTGGTGGCGAACAACGCGGACGAGCCGATGCCGAACCGCTGTTCCTTGCCCTCCAGGCCCGCCCCGGCCAGCAGCGCTGCGGGACCGTTCGGATGCGCCTCGGCCCACCAGGTCACCGCCAGCACGAACGTCCACAACAGACCCATCACCGACAGCAGCACGTACCCCTGCCGCGGATTGCCCACCAGCCGGCCGAACGTGCGGGTCAGCGACACCGGGATCACCAGGATCAGGAAGATCTCGACGAGGTCGGTCCAGGTGTTCGGGTTCTCGAACGGGTGCGCCGAGTTGGCGTTGAAGATGCCGCCGCCGTTGGTGCCCAGTTCCTTGACGACCTCCTGACTCGCCGCCGGCGCCAGCGCGATGGTGTTGCGCGCGCCGTCCGGCCCGGTGACGGCCACACCGGCGCGCAGGCTCTGCGTGACACCCAGCGCGACCAGCACGACCGCGAAGACGGCCGCGATCGGCAGCAGGATCCGCACGGTGCCGCGCGTCAGATCGACCCAGAAGTTGCCCAGCCGGTCGGTCTTCGCCCGCGTGATCCCGCGGACCAGGGCCATCGCGACCGACAGGCCGACCGCCGCGGACAGGAAGTTCTGCACGGTCAGCCCGGCCATGGCGACGAGGTGTCCCATGGTCGTCTCGGGCACGTAGGACTGCCAGTTGGTGTTGGTGACGAAACTGACCGCGGTGTTGAACGCGGTGCCCGGCCCGACCGGGCCGCGGCCGAGGCTCAGCGGCAGCGACGACTGGAGGCGCTGCAACAGGTACAGGACAACGACGGACACCAGCGAGAACCCGAGCACGCCGAGCGCGTAGGTGGGCCAGCGCTGCTCGGCGGACGGGTCCACCCGGCACACGCGGTACAGGCCGCGCTCGAACCGCAGGTGCCTCTCGCTGGTGAACACGCGCGCCATGTAGTCGCCCAGCGGCCGGTGCACGAGCGCGAGCGCCGCGAGCAGGATGCCGGCGGTGACCAGGCCGGAGGCTAGGTCGGACATCAGAACCGCTCCGGCCGCAACAGCGCGACGAACAGGTAGACGATCAGGCCCAGCGCCAGCACCCCGCCGGCCACGTTGGCCACCACCCCGGCGCCGTTCACAGCCGCTCCAGTCCGCGCAACGTCAGCACCAGCACCGCGAACACCGCGATCAGCAGCACCGCGTACAGCAGATCCGCCACTTCACACCTTCCGACAGGGTCACTCGTGGGTCACTCGATCGGTGACCGTTCCGGTGACAGCCTGCACTCGGGCGGGCTCGTTCCCGGCCTGCCTGACGGCACCTTGATACCGGTCCGGCGCGCGTTTACGAGTCATTGAGGTGCGTGTGCAACCGACCACAGTCCGTGCAACGCATCCGGTCAGAGCGGACCAATCGCGCAGACAGCTACCGAAGAGTTGTGTTACGACGGTGTTACACATAGTTGTAGTTGCTCAGTATCTGGAGGGGAGCACGTATGTGCGGCATCACGGGCTGGGTTTCCTTCGAGACCGACCTCACCCAGCGGCGCGAGGTGCTCGACGCCATGACCGAGACGATGGCCTGCCGCGGCCCGGACGATTCCGGGACGTGGCTCGCCCCGCACGCCGCCCTCGGGCACCGGCGGCTGGCCATCATCGACCTGCCCGGCGGCCGCCAGCCGATGTCGGTGGCCACACCGGCGGGCGAGGTCGCCATGGTCTACAGCGGTGAGGCGTACAACTTCGCCGAGCTGCGCCGCGAGCTCGAGAGCAAGGGCCACACCTTCCGCACGGACAGCGACACCGAGGTCGTGCTGCACGGCTACCTGGAGTGGGGCGAGCCCGTCGCCGAGCACCTCAACGGCATGTACGCCTTCGCGATCTGGGACGCGCGCGACGACGAGCTCGTCATGATCCGCGACCGGATGGGCATCAAGCCGTTCTACTACTACCCCACCCGCGACGGGGTGCTCTTCGGCTCCGAGCCGAAGGCGATCCTGGCCAACCCCGTGGCGAAGCGGATCGTCGACGCCGACGGGCTGCGTGAGCTGTTCTCGTTCACCAAGCAGCCCGGCTGGTCGCTGTGGCACGGCATGTCCGAAGTGGAGCCGGGCACGATCGTCCGGGTCGGCCGCGACGGCCTGCGCACCCGCACCTACTGGAAGCTCGAGGCGCGCGAGCACACCGACGACCGGGACACGACGGTCGCGCGGGTGCGTGAGCTGATGACCGACATCGTGCACCGGCAGCTGGTCGCGGACGTCCCGCGCTGCGTGCTCCTATCCGGCGGCCTGGACTCCAGCGCGATCACCGGTCTGGCCGCCGCGCGGCTGCGCGAGGAGGGCGAGCAGTTGCGCACCTTCTCGGTCGACTTCGTCGGGCAGGAGGAGAACTTCAAGCCCGACGAGATGCGCGACACCCCGGACGCCCCGTTCATCCGGGACGTGGCGAAGCTGGTCGGCTCGGCGCACCAGGACGTCGTCCTCGATCCCGCCGCACTGACCGATCCGGCCGTGCGGCGCGCCGTCCTCGCGGCCCGGGACATCCCGGTCGGCCTCGGCGACATGGACACCTCGCTGTACCTGCTGTTCAAGGCGATCCGCGCGGAGTCGACGGTGGCGCTGTCCGGCGAGTCGGCCGACGAGGTGTTCGGCGGGTACCGGTGGTTCCACGACGGCACCGCCCGTACCGCCGACACCTTCCCGTGGCTGGCGTTCCGCACCGGCGCCCACGACCGGGGCGGTCTGCTGCCCCGGGACGTGCAGTCCCGGCTCGACCTGGAGGGCTACATCGCCGACCAGTACCGCACGGCGCTGGCTCAGGTCGAGCACCTGGACGGCGCGAGCGCGCTGGAGCGGCGGATGCGCGAGGTGTGCCACCTGCACCTGACCCGCATGGTGCGGGCACTGCTGGACCGCAAGGACCGGGCGTCGATGGCAGTGGGGCTGGAGGTGCGGGTGCCGTTCTGCGACCACCGGCTCGTCGAGTACGTCTACAACACGCCGTGGTCGCTGAAGACGTTCGACGGCCGCGAGAAGAGCCTGCTGCGGCACGCCACCAGGCACGTGCTGCCGCAGTCCGTTGTGGACCGGGTGAAGAGCCCGTACCCGTCCACACAGGACCCGGGGTACGCCGCGGCGTTGCAGCAGCAGGCGAAGGAGGTGCTGGCTTCGCCCGACGACCCGGTGTTCGCGCTGGTGGACCGGGCCTGGGTGACCGGCGCGGTGGGACAGGACCCGGCGACGATGCCGTCGCGGACGCGCCACGGCCTGGATCGGCTGCTGGACCTGCACCACTGGCTCGACCTCCGCCGCCCGGAGCTGCGAATCTGAGGATTCGCTGTGAAATCCGGACATCGGGCACAAGTGGGTGTACGGCGGCGTTGGACAGGTCAGGAGAGGTGAGACAGATGACCCAAGCATTCACGCAGACCGCGTTCACCAGCGCGCGCACGAGCACGCGGCTCCCGACCCTGCCCACCGGCTGGCCGATCGGGTCCTACGAGTCCTACGAAGAGGCCCAGCGGGCGGTCGACCACCTCGCCGACAACGACTTCCCGGTGGCTGACGTCACGATCGTCGGGGTGGAGCCGATGCTGGTCGAGCGCGTCGCCGGCAAGCTCAGCTGGGGCCGGGTCCTCAGCAGCGCGGCGATGTCGGGTGCCTGGTTCGGTATCTTCGTCGGCCTGCTGCTGACGATGTTCACCCCGGGCGCCGGGCTGCTGCCGATCCTGTTCGGGCTCGTCGCGGGTGTGGCGTTCAGCATGGTGTTCGCCGCCATCAGCTACGGCGCCACGCGCGGTCGCCGCGACTTCGTGTCGCAGACCCAGCTGGTGGCGCGCCGCTACGACGTGCTGAGCCAGCCGCGCAACGCCGAGAAGGGCCGCGAGCTGCTGGCAAACCTCGCCGCGCGGGCGCACGTGTTCAACTGACCGGTCGAGCTCATGGCGAGCCCCGGGCCGGTTTCCGGCCCGGGGCTCTTCCGCGCCCGGGGTTCATCGGGGTGCGGCACCTGCCGCGAGGGCTTCGGCGAGCCGCGGCACCTGGAGCTGTGACCACGGGCTGAACACGAACGGCGTGCGGCTCATGCTCTCCACCAGATCGGCCCACCCGGCCCAGCGCCATTCGCACACCTCGTCAGGCGCCGGCAGCGGGTCGGACTCGGCCTGCGCGATCCACACCGGGCAGAACTCGTTCTCCACCACCCCGCCGGCGTCGGTCGCGGTGTAGCGGAAGTCCGGCAGCACCGTGCGCAGCCCGCCGACCGCCAGCCCGAGCTCCTGCTGCGCCCGGCGGACGATGGCCTCCGCCATGTCCTCGCCCGGCCCGGGGTGCCCGCAGAACGAGTTGGTCCACACCCCCGGCCACGTCTTCTTGCCGATCGCGCGCCGGGTCATCAGCACCCGGCCGGAGCGGTCGAAGACGTAGCAGGAGAACGCCAGGTGCAGCGGCGTGTGCGCGTCGTGCACCGTGCTCTTGGGCGCGGTGCCCACCGGCGCGAAGCGTTCGTCGAGCAACACCACGAGTTCTTCCTGGGGCACGTGTCCCGCCTTCCGTGGGGTCAATGGGTGCGCCGCGGCCGGGGCTGGCAACGCGGGCAGAAGTAGGACGACCGGTTCATGAACGGCTCCCGGCGGATCGGCGTGCCACAGCGGCGGCACGGGCGATCGCCCTGGCCGTACACGTTGAGCGAACGGTCGAAGTAGCCGGACTGGCCGTTGACGTTGACGTACAACGCGTCGAACGACGTGCCGCCCGCCCGCAGCGCCTCGTTCATCACCTCGGCGGCCGCTTCCAGCACCGCCGCGCCCTGCGCGCGCGTCAGCTTCTCCGTGGGGCGGGCCCAGTGCAGCCGCGCCCGCCACAACGACTCGTCGGCGTAGATGTTGCCCACCCCGGACACCAGCGTCTGGTCGAGCAGCGCGCGCTTGATCTCGGTGCGCCGGGAACGCAGCGCCGTGACCGCCGCGGCCGGATCGAACTCCGGGTCCATCGGGTCGCGTGCGATGTGCGCGATCGGCGCAGGCAGCAGCGTGCCGTCCGAGGTCACCAGATCCGCCAGCGCGAGCCCGCCGAACGTGCGCTGGTCGACGAACCGCAGCTCCGGACCGCCGTCGTCGAAGCGGATGCGCACCCGCAGGTGCTTCTCGTCGGGGGCGCCCTCGGGCTGGACGAGCATCTGGCCGCTCATGCCCAGGTGCGCGAGGATCGCCTCCTTGTCGGAGAGCTCCAGCCACAGGTACTTGCCGCGGCGGCGCGCCGCCTCCACGCGAGCCCCGGCGAGACGGCCGGTGAAGTCCTCCGGACCCAGCTCGTGACGGCGGATCGCGCGCGGGTGCAGCACCTCGACGCGCGCGATCCCGCGGCCCGCCACGTGGGCCTCCAGCCCGCGGCGCACCACCTCGACTTCGGGAAGCTCAGGCACCCCATCACCCTAACCGCCACCAACGACAGTTCCCGAGATCCGACCGGGTCGCCGCGTCACAACAGACGGTGACGGCCCTCCCGCACCAGCCAACTCACCACCCGCACCAGCAAACACAGCGTCACCAACGGCAAACACGCTGCCCGCACGGGTGAACACGCCGACCCCACCGGCAAACACGCCCCCGGCGGCGTGTTCGCCGCCCCCGGCGGCGTGTTCACCGCTCCCGGCGGCGTGTTCGCCCCTCCCGACGGCGTGTTCGCCCCTCCCGGCGGCGTGTTTGCCGCTCCCGGCGGCGTGTTTGCCGCTCCCGGCGGTGGGTTGGCCGCTCCCGGCGGTGGGTTGGCTGGGAAACGGCGAAGCCGGGCCGCCGCGCGTGGCGGCGACCCGGCTTCGCGGGAACGAAAACTACTCCGAGCCTCGGGAACTACTCCGAGCCCTCGGGCTTGAGCTCCTCGGAGAGCGCGCGCCAGGCCGTCTCGGCGGCCTTCTGCTCGGCTTCCTTCTTGGTGGTGCCGGAGCCGTTGCCGAAATCGCGCCCGGCCACCAGAACCGTGGCGCTGAACTCCTTGCGGTGGTCGGGCCCGGTGTCCTCGACCTTGTACTCCGGCACGCCCAGCCCGGCCGACGCGGTCAGCTCCTGCAGGCTCGTCTTCCAGTCCAGCCCGGCGCCGCGCAGCGGGGCCTCGGCCAGCAGGTCGTCGAAGAGCCGGTGCACGAGCGCGCGGGCCGCGTCGATGCCGTCCGCCAGGTAGACCGCGCCGATGACGGCCTCGAGCCCGTCGGCCAGAATGCTCGCCTTGTCGCGCCCGCCGGTGAGCTCCTCGCCCTTACCCAGCAGCAGGTGCGCACCGAGCCCGCCCGGGCCGAGCCCGCGCGCGACCCCGGCCAGTGCATGCATGTTGACCACGCTGGCCCGCAGCTTCGCGAGCTGGCCTTCCGGCAGCTCGGGGTGCGTGCGGTACAGGTGGTCGGTGACGACCAGCCCGAGCACGGCGTCACCGAGGAACTCGAGCCGCTCGTTCGGCGGCAACCCACCGTTCTCGTACGCGTACGAGCGGTGGGTGAGCGCCAGCGTGAGCAGCTCGGCGTCGAGTTCGACGCCGAGCGCTTCGAGCAACGGTTTCGGGTCGGCGGCCGGCCCTCCCGATCTCGACCTGCCCCCCATCCTGGTCAGCGACCTCAGGCGGGCTCGACGACCTGACGACCGTCGTACTGGCCGCAGGTCGGGCAGGCCACGTGCTGCGGCTTCGGCTGCCGGCAGGCCCGGTTCGAGCAGGGCACCAGCTGCACGGGCGTCGCCTTCCACTGCGCACGACGGTGGCGCGTGTTGGAGCGCGACATCTTCCGCTTCGGGACGGCCACGACTGAATCTCCTCATCCACGGTTCGCTCACGCGGGCGC
The sequence above is a segment of the Amycolatopsis viridis genome. Coding sequences within it:
- a CDS encoding response regulator; translation: MTEQTGTVLVVDDEPQIVRALRINLTARGYQVVTAHDGAAALRAVAETKPDVVVLDLGLPDIDGTDVISGLRGWTTVPIIVLSARGESPDKVKALDLGADDYVTKPFGMDELLARLRAALRRSAVPASEGEAVVETGSFTLDLLAKKVHRDGVEVHLTKTEWGVLELLVRNRGRLVAQQQLLREVWGPGYENESHYLRVYLAQLRRKLEREPSRPRHLITEPGMGYRFEA
- a CDS encoding DUF4118 domain-containing protein, encoding MDVEKDPPRRGELRIYLGAAPGVGKTYAMLGEARRRRERGTDVVVGLVETHGRVKTAALLDGIETVPRRRIRHRGREFGELDVDAVLARAPEVAVVDELAHTNVPGSRNEKRWQDIEELLAAGIDVLSTVNVQHLESLGDVVERITGVAQQETVPDEVVRRAEQVELIDITPEALLRRLAHGNVYPAERIDAALGNYFRTGNLTALRELALLWVADQVDVALQRYRAEQRITDTWETRERVVVAITGGPESETLVRRGSRIATRAGADLLVLHVLRGDGLSPLGHVETGRYRKLAEQLGGTFHTVVGDDVPSALLDFARGVNATQLVLGTSRRSRVARLFDEGIGASVVQRSGQIDVHMVTHAEAGGRLRSWLGRRSPLAPSRLLIGWVLAFLAPALATVTGMALRRDLDFSTDVVDYFLAAVVVALVGGLGPALVAALLSAGLLNFFFTEPLYTLTVHAQSNVITLVAMVLVGVLVALVVDRAARRATQAAQARTEASLLASYARTVLTHAEPLPRLLDKVRENFGMECVVLLEKRDGRWQVVEHAGVNPCGKPDEADVDIPVTADVHLTLRGRALPAADRRALEAAAGQALLALRQQRMAAAQAEAERQAEATQLRTALLSALGHDLRTPLTSIKAAIGSLRARDIDLSPEDTEELLEAAEESTDRLARLVNNLLDSSRLAAGAVRTHLRPVGYDEVVAHALSNVDGSEAVAVEVDERLPAVLADPGLLERVIANVLDNALRHGAGPVAVRGSAYGEWVELRIVDHGRGLGKGAADAAFAPFQRLGDRDATPGVGLGLSVAKGFTEAMGGAVRAEDTPGGGLTVVVALKACQAPDVVPVTLKEVAP
- a CDS encoding potassium-transporting ATPase subunit C, which translates into the protein MVKSLLNQAGAGLRVLLVFTVLLGVVYPLGVWAVSRLPGLHDQAEGSLVTVDGRVAGSALIGIDPVPADPVHDPYFHTRPSAAGDPAVSGGSNKGGFDPALVAAIEQRRAAVAQREGVAPDAVPADAVTASGSGLDPSISTAYAQLQVPRVARNTGLSEERVRRLVEDNTTGHGIGIPGVNVLALNLAVQRAGAH
- the kdpB gene encoding potassium-transporting ATPase subunit KdpB, which codes for MTLTEEKPVATPAEPERVGAGVFSGRQLLTALPEALRKLGPRHQVRNPVMFVVWAGSLLTTVFAVAEPNVFTILIAVWLWFTVVFANLAEAVAEGRGKAQAESLRRTKKETIARRITPAGEERVPGAGLRPGDLVVVEAGEIVPGDGDVVEGIATVDESAITGESAPVIRESGGDRSAVTGGTTVLSDRIVVRITSKPGESFVDRMIALVEGASRQKTPNEIALTILLSTLTIIFLLAVVAVQPMAAYSGREQPVIVLTALLVCLIPTTIGALLSAIGIAGMDRLVQRNVLATSGRAVEAAGDVSTLLLDKTGTITFGNRRATELIPVGSTTPEQLAEAARLSSMADGTPEGRSVVELTEGTPVPDGGEFVPFTAQTRMSGADLPGRQVRKGAVSAVRAWVTEHGGEFPAETERVAGEIGEQGGTPLVVAELTGSRAVVRGVIRLSDVVKPGMRERFDKLRRMGIRTVMITGDNPLTAKAIAADAGVDDYLAEARPEDKMALIHREQEGGRLVAMTGDGTNDAPALAASDVGVAMNTGTSAAKEAGNMVDLDSDPTKLIEIVEIGKQLLITRGALTTFSIANDLAKYFAILPAMFVAIFPQLAALNILHLATPRSAILSAVIFNALVIVALIPLALRGVRYRPSSASALLRRNLLIYGAGGIVTPFLGIWLVDLLVRLIPGIG
- the kdpA gene encoding potassium-transporting ATPase subunit KdpA — protein: MSDLASGLVTAGILLAALALVHRPLGDYMARVFTSERHLRFERGLYRVCRVDPSAEQRWPTYALGVLGFSLVSVVVLYLLQRLQSSLPLSLGRGPVGPGTAFNTAVSFVTNTNWQSYVPETTMGHLVAMAGLTVQNFLSAAVGLSVAMALVRGITRAKTDRLGNFWVDLTRGTVRILLPIAAVFAVVLVALGVTQSLRAGVAVTGPDGARNTIALAPAASQEVVKELGTNGGGIFNANSAHPFENPNTWTDLVEIFLILVIPVSLTRTFGRLVGNPRQGYVLLSVMGLLWTFVLAVTWWAEAHPNGPAALLAGAGLEGKEQRFGIGSSALFATSTTGTSTGAVNAMHDSFSGLGGGMPLLHMLFGELSPGGVGTGLYSILVMAIIAMFLAGLMVGRTPEYLGKKLGKREVTASAIAMLAMPAVVLLGTGAALLVPGTVPAMGNSGPHGLSEVLYAYTSAGNNNGSAFGGLTATSGWFQSSLSVAMLVGRFVPIIAVLCLAGSLAAQQKVPRTAGTLPTTGPLFGSVLTGTIVLVAALTFVPALALGPVAEALA
- the kdpF gene encoding K(+)-transporting ATPase subunit F, which encodes MNGAGVVANVAGGVLALGLIVYLFVALLRPERF